The Streptomyces fungicidicus nucleotide sequence GTCGGCGTCCAGGTCGAGGAAGAGGTCGTAGGTCTCGTTGACCACCTCGTCGATGCGGGCGTCCGGACGGTCCGTCTTGTTGATGCACAGGATGATCGGCAGCCGCTGCTGGAGCGCCTTGCGCAGCACGAAGCGGGTCTGCGGGAGCGGGCCCTCCGAGGCGTCCACCAGCAGCACCACGCCGTCGACCATCGACAGACCGCGCTCGACCTCGCCGCCGAAGTCGGCGTGGCCGGGGGTGTCGATGATGTTGATCGTGATCGGGTCCCCGCCGGCCTTGGGGTGGTACTTCACCGCCGTGTTCTTGGCGAGGATCGTGATGCCCTTCTCACGCTCCAGGTCGTTCGAGTCCATCATGCGGTCGTCGACCTGGTCGAGCTGGTGCGCGGCGAAGGCGCCAGCCTGCTTGAGCATGCCGTCGACGATGGTCGTCTTGCCGTGGTCGACGTGGGCGACGATGGCGACGTTGCGGATGTCGTGACGCGTAGTTGTCACAGCCATGAAAGGCGTATCTCCCGGAGTGCTGAGGAATGCCCCGCACGAGCGTCTGTGGTGTGCGGGCCCTGCCGGGCTGAACATGCCTCGGCCTCACCCCATGGTACGGGGCCGCCGCGAGGACCGCCGTCGCGAGCTCACCGGCACCAGGAGGCTCCCGAAACCCGCGAAGATCTGTTCGGATATCGGTGTGCTCGCGAACACGTTTCGGACATGTAAAGGAAAAGCTGTCCATAAATGTCCGGATTGCCGTTTTGTGTGGCGAGGTGTCAAGCGCGACCAGGTGTCAATCTTTGCAATTTTCGCTCAAAATATGAACGGTAGGGAGATCCCTATGCCTTCCGCCCTTGACGCGCGTTGACTGTCTTGGCGAAAGTTCCCCCAAACCACAGAACCTGCCGGTATCTGTGCTGCGCTCAACTCTCCAACCCCCCGGGGGACGAACACGATGACCAGTCCAATCAAGGCCGAGGACTCCGGGTCCGCGGCTGTCTTGGACCCTGAGCTCGCGCCGGCCGCTGAAAACACGGCCGCCAAGGGCGTCAAGCAGCCCGAGGGTCGTTCCCCCGGCCAGTTGATGTGGCAGCGCTTCAAGCGCGACCGTACCGGAGTCATCTCCGCGTGCGTGGTGATTTTCTTCTTCGCTGTCTCCGCGCTCGCGCCGCTCATCGCGAAGGTGTACGGCAAGAACCCGTACACGCTGTACGCCCAGGAGCCGGACTTCCCGTTCCTCCTGGACGACTTCGCCATGCCCACCGGTTCCTTCGGCGGCATGTCGGGCGACTTCTGGTTCGGTGTCGAGCCCAAGCTCGGCCGTGACGTCTTCACCATGCTGCTGTACGGCATCCGTACCTCGCTGTACATGGCTGTGGTCGTCACGACACTCTGTGTGCTTACCGGTGTGATCATCGGTATGGTTATGGGCTACTTCGGCGGTCGGGTCGACTACTGGCTGGGCCGGGTCACGGACTTCTTCCTGGCCTTCCCGCAGCAGCTGTTCTTCATCGCCTTCATGCCCGTCGTCACCGCGATGTTCGTCTCCCCGCAGGACGAGACCCCCACCTACCTGCGGGCCGTGGCGATCACCCTGGTGATGTGGTTCCTCGGCTGGATGGGCCTCGCCCGCCTGGTGCGCAGCTCCGTGCTGTCACTGGCGGAGCGGGAGTTCGTCGAGGCGGCCAAGGTGTCCGGAGCCTCTCCGTGGCGCATCGTGCGCAAGGAGATCCTCCCGAACATCGTCACACCGATCCTGGTGCAGGCCACCTACATCCTGCCGAGCACCATCCTCTCCATCGCCTTCCTCTCGTTCATCGGTGTCGGCTTCGTCGAGCCGACCCCGGACTGGGGCCGGATGTTCGCCATCGGCGCCGACGTGTACGAGCAGGATCCGATGTTCATGTTCTTCCCCGGCGTCGCACTGGTGGTCTTCGTGCTCGCCTTCAACCTTCTCGGAGACTCCGTCCGGGACGCATTCGACCCCAAGACCGGACGGTAATCGTCCATTGGTGGTGGGGGAGCTGCCGCCCCCGTGCCGGGCGACCGGACCGCTAGGCAGCACTCGTGGACAACTAATGACAGGTAGGTGCATCGGCATCATGAAGCCCACCAGAACGCGTACCGCGCGTGCCATCGCCGTCGCCATCGTGGCCGGCTCGCTGGCGCTGACCGGCTGCTCCAGCGACAACGGCGGCGGCAGCAAGGGCAAGGACGACTCGAAGAACCAGAAGGACGCCGCCGAGCAGCAGGACCCTGTCGCCTACGGGGACGCCGCCGCCTCCAACGGCCCGGCGGAAGAGGTCGCCGGCGCCAAGTCCGGTGGCTTCATCAACGTCTACATGCAGTCGGACCTGAGCCACCAGGACCCGGGGCAGATCTACGTCAGCGACGCCGGCCAGTTCGCCAACCTGATCCACCGCGGGCTGACGAACTACCAGGAGGACGACGAGGGCAACCTGACCGTCGTCGGTGACATCGCCACCGACTCCGGCCAGTCCTCCGACGGCGGCAAGACCTGGACGTACAAGCTCAAGGACAACATCAAGGACGAGGACGGCAACGCCATCACCTCGGCCGACATCCGTCACACCATCGAGCGCCAGTACTCGAAGGTCATTTTCGACGGCCCGACCTACATCCAGACCTGGCTCTCGGGCGCCGACTACCGCAAGGCGCTGCCGGACGGCCCGTACAAGGGCAAGCACCTGCCGGACTCCGTGCTGGAGACCCCGGACGACAAGACGGTCGTCTTCCACTTCGACCAGCCGCGCCCGGACCTCCCGCAGGCCCTCGCCATGGCCGGCTACGCCATCGTGCCCGAGAAGGCGGACACGAAGGAGAAGTACGACGACGCCCCGAAGTCGCTCGGCCCCTACAAGATCGCCGAGTACAAGCCGGGCAAGTCCATGAAGCTGGTCAAGAACGACCAGTGGGACGCCAAGACGGACTCGGTGCGCCACCAGTACGTCGACGGCTACAACTTCTCCTCGACCATCGACCAGGCCAGCCAGACCAAGCGTCTGATCGCCGACCAGGGCGAGGCCAAGAACGCCATCCAGTTCACCGACTCGGTGGACCCGGCGCAGATGTCCACGGTCATCGGTGACGCCAACGCCAAGAAGCGCACGATCCAGGGTTACCAGCCCTACGTGTGGCAGCTGACCTTCAACCTGGACCGGGTGAAGGACAAGAAGATCCGCGACGCCATCACCTACGCCATCCCGAACCAGTCCATGGTTCAGGCGGACGGTGGCCGTTACGGCGGTGAGGTCGCCGGCGGTCTGCTCGCCCCGACCCTGCCGAACTTCGACCCCGAGTACGACCCGTTCGGCAAGCTGAAGAAGCCCAACGGTGACATCGAGAAGGCCAAGCAGCTGCTGAAGGAGGCGGGTGTCAAGGAGGGCACGAAGCTCACCTACGCCTACTCCAACACCCCGCGCGGCCAGGCCCAGCAGGTCATCATCAAGGACGCCCTGGCCAAGATCGGCCTCGACGTCCAGGCCAAGGAGATCGACCGGGCCAGCTTCTACGAGCAGGTCGGCAAGCTGGACAACCCGTACGACATCTACATGACCGGCTGGGGCCAGGACTGGTCGTCGCCGTCCACGGTCATCACCCCCGTCTACGACGGCACGCAGGTCCAGGACGGTGCGTCGAACTACTCGCACATCGACGACAAGCAGGTCAACGAGCTGATCGAGAAGGCTCTGACGCAGCAGCCCGAGGAGGCCGCCAAGACCTGGGAGCAGGCTCACCACCGCATCGTGGAGGAGATCAACCCGGCTGCCCCGGTCTACTTCTCGAAGCAGATCCAGCTCTACGGCTCGAACATCGGTGGCGCCAAGTACAGCAACGAGTCGAGCTACATCGACATCAACGACCTGTACCTGAAGAAGCCGTAACCCGTCAGCTCGGCTGACCGCGGGGGTGTGCGCCAGGCGGAGCACACCCCCGCGGACGGTACCCCCTCCCTGCCGCCGCGTTTCGAAGAGAGCATCCACCCGCCATGCTTCAGTTCCTCATCCGCAGGCTGATCGGCGCCGTCGTCATCATGTTCCTGATCGGCGCCTTCACGTTCTTCCTGTTCTATACGATCCCTCAGGACTTCGCTGCGCTGTCCTGCGGCAAGAACTGCTCGCCCGAGAACCTCGCCGTGATCCGCGAGAACCTCGGCCTGGACAAGCCCATCACCACCCAGTTCTGGGAGTTCATGACGGGCATCGTCGCGGGGCGGGACTTCGCGACGGGACACTGCTCCGCGCCCTGCCTGGGGCAGTCCTTCGACACCGGTCAGTTCGTCTGGGACTCGATCATCGACCGCTTCCCGCTGACGCTCTCGCTGACCGTCGGCGGCCTGGTGATCTTCCTGATCGTGGGTCTCGGCTCCGGTCTGATGGCCGCCTGGAAGCGCGGCACGTTCACCGACAAGCTGGTCTCCGGCGCCTCGATCGTGCTCAGCTCGTTCCA carries:
- a CDS encoding ABC transporter permease gives rise to the protein MTSPIKAEDSGSAAVLDPELAPAAENTAAKGVKQPEGRSPGQLMWQRFKRDRTGVISACVVIFFFAVSALAPLIAKVYGKNPYTLYAQEPDFPFLLDDFAMPTGSFGGMSGDFWFGVEPKLGRDVFTMLLYGIRTSLYMAVVVTTLCVLTGVIIGMVMGYFGGRVDYWLGRVTDFFLAFPQQLFFIAFMPVVTAMFVSPQDETPTYLRAVAITLVMWFLGWMGLARLVRSSVLSLAEREFVEAAKVSGASPWRIVRKEILPNIVTPILVQATYILPSTILSIAFLSFIGVGFVEPTPDWGRMFAIGADVYEQDPMFMFFPGVALVVFVLAFNLLGDSVRDAFDPKTGR
- a CDS encoding ABC transporter substrate-binding protein — encoded protein: MKPTRTRTARAIAVAIVAGSLALTGCSSDNGGGSKGKDDSKNQKDAAEQQDPVAYGDAAASNGPAEEVAGAKSGGFINVYMQSDLSHQDPGQIYVSDAGQFANLIHRGLTNYQEDDEGNLTVVGDIATDSGQSSDGGKTWTYKLKDNIKDEDGNAITSADIRHTIERQYSKVIFDGPTYIQTWLSGADYRKALPDGPYKGKHLPDSVLETPDDKTVVFHFDQPRPDLPQALAMAGYAIVPEKADTKEKYDDAPKSLGPYKIAEYKPGKSMKLVKNDQWDAKTDSVRHQYVDGYNFSSTIDQASQTKRLIADQGEAKNAIQFTDSVDPAQMSTVIGDANAKKRTIQGYQPYVWQLTFNLDRVKDKKIRDAITYAIPNQSMVQADGGRYGGEVAGGLLAPTLPNFDPEYDPFGKLKKPNGDIEKAKQLLKEAGVKEGTKLTYAYSNTPRGQAQQVIIKDALAKIGLDVQAKEIDRASFYEQVGKLDNPYDIYMTGWGQDWSSPSTVITPVYDGTQVQDGASNYSHIDDKQVNELIEKALTQQPEEAAKTWEQAHHRIVEEINPAAPVYFSKQIQLYGSNIGGAKYSNESSYIDINDLYLKKP